ttttttttccttgaacagtCTGGCAGAGAACATAAAACATACGCATTTCACATAAAATGAGAATCATCAGAAGCACTCGAGTTACTTAGAATGGGAACAAAAGTTGTAAGGTCAACATAGACCTAGGAGTgcaaaaatccctgactttattAACTCTGTAAAGTTAACTTCTGACTTTATAAGCAAATGAAGGAGTTGCTGTTTCTTCAAGACAATTATTTTTTGCTGATgctggttgttggttttggttgaaGCTTATTCAGACAGTGAAAGCATTTAGATTAAACACTAGATTAAAACTAGATTTATCTAGACTAGATTTAAAACACTTGCAATGAGGAGTTTGGGGTAGCAATCGAGGTTTAAATTACAGtgcaatgaaaacattaaaagatCATTTAAATTGTGTTTAGTCTTTCCCCTAACCTGGCTGTTCAAAGCATCACTGAAgatttatgttctttctttttctcttaaatcaTCTTGATTCTTATGTTCTCTGAATCAAAAAATGTACCTTAggagttaaaaaattaaaagggatCTCGTTAGAATCTGTGCCATTTGCAACTGTGGCAGTGATGAGTCTTCAGATATTGGAAATGTACTCAGAAGTAAAGAGAAATATTAGGAAAacctattaaaaatgtaatttggcccatgtttctttcctcttctctctgcttgGCAAGTGCTATGTATCATCCTCATTTGTGCTCATCCAAGTTTTCATCTTTGACCGCTCTTTGGTACTGTGACATGCTCCAAGTGAGTCTTTTCAAAAGGATGTTTTTTCTGATAGATCTTTGAGTTGTGGATAGGCACAGCCAGAATATCAGGGGCTGCTGGTTGAAAAAGACTATTGTACCATTTGTCTGTGTTATTGTTACACAAGTTGTCATCTTTGGTGTTAATTGTGGCCTTAATCCTGTAGACCttaaaaccaggacacagccatTACGGAGAGTGACATCCGACTCTAGCTTCCCGGCTTTCTGCCCTCGGACCCCCCGGAGGGGATGGGTGAGGGGCAGCGCTGGTTTGAACCTCCTGCGCCCGACCAGtcgctgctcctgctgcagtttATGCTATGCTATGGTTTCCTTGCTGTTCCAGCATTGAATTTCAGAGCAGCACCGTGGTACGAACAGATGTACGCTAAGGCTTGGCTGAAATTACTGGACTCATTTTCCGTGGGAGAGAACTTTAATCCAGATTTGAAGAGAGGTCGACAGAGCTGGCAGGCTGGCATATTAAATTAACTACTGTAATGACACGGCTACCCTTCCCACTTCTCAAGCTGTTCCTAAAATTTGGTCTCCGGTACTTCAGGCCGAATGTTTTGCTTAGTTTGCATGTTTTTACAgcacagggagccatagagcaacACATCTGATGTTGCCTGTGAGGGACTCTCACAGTTCCCGGTATCGCATAACAGCAAGGGGCTTATTTTAACCTATTAGCCCAAATTTCATAAAATGGACACCTAATTTGCCCTACATCCATTTTGGAAGAGTTGTTTTTGGCCATCAAGACTTTATGAATGGCACTGCTGTGCTCTGGCTTCATGTTAGCATTTCTGTCTGGGGGGGGCTGTAGCGTCGCACCCCCGCTGTAAAGAAAAGGTGAGGGACGTGCTTACGATGCTTGAGGGCAAAACACCTTACACAGAAATACTCTTGTCTTTAAAGAGGTTCCCATTTCAGCTTTCTTTGACTGGCAAGACAATGGCTACAGCTCGGGCCCTGGCTGGGGGAGCTGGCAGAGGGTTGAAGCAGGGGCATAATCCATGGAGAAGGTGGACAATCTGAGGTGGGACATGAGGTGCTCCATCTGCAAGAAGATGAGCttcctctgcagccagcagcacagccaaaGCGTATGATTGGGTTTAGGTGCTAATTACAAAATTTGTAAAAGCAAAAGTCAAATGATTCAGTACCAACAGGAcaaaaaatggaatatttagaGCAAGGAGTCTGCAAAGTGTTACGTTTGACAGAATTCCAAACACTTGTTAAAGTCTTTCTTGTTTCTCAGTTGCACACTAACACTTGGTCCTTCAGGTGTTATCTTTAATGGAGGTGAAAATAGGAACAAACACTTCCTACTTCCCTCTTCATACCAACTGGGGGCCCACAATGTCATCAGAACAGTCCCTTTCTACTGAGAGAAAGGCAAAGCAGCGTTTGGAAAATTCAGGAAGACTCCTCCTGTGCTGTCTGCAGAACATTTTAAGCTCGTGGTTGCAAGTGTTATGTGGCATCATGCAGCGCGTGTTGAGGACACAAAAGAAAATAGCTGTTACTCTAGTCCTAGGGAAGCAACTGTTTCTGCAAAAGACACTTTCTCTTTATTTGAtccaatttttttccctctgtgtctTCAAGAGAAGCTTTTTCATCTTCAGGCATTTGCAGGAGCTCTGAATACCACTACTTCGAATGTGAAACCAAAAGCCAGATTCAGTATTAGCAGTCTGATTCTACATTTTCTGTACATACCAGACTTTATTCAAATTTGTGAGAGTAGCACCTGCACAACACTTATAGAAACAGACCCCGAGCAGTTTATGGGAGAGCAGGGATAATTAAGGTCAGCAGGAAATGTGCCAGAACTGGATGTTCATTTCccagggaaaagggggggggggggggggagcatatCTACTAAAAGAAATTGGGACAGAACAACAGAACAGAAGATGAGCTCAGATTTCAATGTGTGCCTTGTGCATCcaaacaacaagcagaaaaaataatttgttgatTTTCTCTGGGTCATGGGAAAAAGAAAGTTCAGCTTTCTAAACCTTTTAATTTCCAGACTACTGTAAAAAATTCAAGTAGGAGTGAGACTGTGGATTTTCTAAGAGTGCATTATTTCCTGCTGACTGAATTTGACTGCAAAAGAGAAGCAGCTACAGTTTGCAGTTTCTGTTACTTACTGCAAGAGACAGGCCTAACGCATAAAATTAcattctggattaaaaaaaaaacaacttcttcTAGAGTTCCAGGGATGCCAGTTCAGATccatttctgcattcattttcatGACTTTCCTAATGGTATACTGGGAAAGTGAACATAAATGGAGTTCTTTTTTACCATGTAAAATAGTATGCTATAAATTTGAGAACTCTCCTTCAAAGTTTCTATGAAAGTTCCCCGTTCCCAAATGAAAAAAGCAGTATGTGTGTTTATAGATACATATAcatttatacaattttttttatatatgtataaaaaaaattaagtatctcTTCAAAAACTGGAAGATGGAGTTTGACTTTTCCAAATCACATATCTAAGCCAGTTTTCTGGGACACTTGTTTTACTCCACACCAAATGCAGGTTTATTGCAGAAGAATCCACTGCTGCTGGTTCAAAGTGTGTCCTCACCGACAGTCCGACCTGGATTATTGACCCTGTTGATGGAACGTGCAACTTTGTGCACAGGTAAGTAGACAGTGAActgagaaatacattaaaaaagcaaaatgtagcTTCTCACAAATCCTCCCTTGCACTTAAAGGTGTTTTACTGTGGTAGATTCGTTCCCTTGACTCCTAAGTAGGAGTCATCCCTTTATCTTTTTATACCTCACATAGTGTATCTGAGGGAGTGTGTGTTTATGCTGGAGAGAGCTCTGTACTGTTACCTAAGGTAAGCTAAAGTTTCTGCTGATTGCTTAATGACCCAAAGCTCTTGACTCACAGCTCGTTTATATATAACCGCACAATAACGTGCAGAGACTTGAGCTGAACTGGAGGAACAAGGCTGTGCTATGATGACACTTGGCTTAACGCCTTATGTGGTTGTTACACATTCCTTTTAGTAGTGGTGTTTTCTCCCTTTCAAATACAAACGCTTCATTTTCCCTGGGAAGTAGAACTATTGCATATATGTAGAGTAGAACTGAAAACTAAGTTATACATAGATAATGGTTTTAAGTTTCTATAATACCTCTCGGCAAAAAGAAATCCAGGGATCATTACTGCAAAAATGCAAAAGTTTAATTTATCGGTTGAGTGCTAGGAGTTGTAAACTGATGACTGTTCATAATACTTCTACTTAAAAACCTTAAATATGTTCTGCCTTGCAGTTAGTGGCTTAGTATAACTGCAtttatcatttaaaacaaaaaaaaagaaagcatttccttGAATTTTGATGCAATTACACAGAACTCAAGGGGAAATGGGGGTTGTCGTGTGCTGGTATTTCATGCAATTAAGTGAAATTTTGTCTTTCTAGCAGTATTTTCTGGACCTTTACTTTACAGccctttttaaaacatgtttttaagagatgaatttatttcattgtttaaaaTGCAATAGTTATACTTTAGTCGAAAGGACCAAATTAAATACATGATCATCACTTTGACAAAGGAGAGAGCAGGGGAACTGGTTTCTCCTTATGTTGATGTCAGCAGCAAGGTATATCCATGCTACTTAATTGCTGTCTCAGATGCTTGAACTTAAACAAAATGTGCTCTTAAAAGTGATGACTTGTTATAACAACACTAATGATTTTATACTGGATAATTCAATTACACTAAAGCAAAAAGATCACTAAAATATACAACACACTTAGTATAAAAATCCTGATAACTTCATGTGTTTATTCCTTGCCTTCTCCaatattaaattacatttttaaaggaaccGACAAAGTTAAAGAGGCTGACAAAGGAGAACTAGTACAATGTCAAGAGCATTTTGACACAAGTAAAATCACAGAGCTCCATGTCGGGTTTTGTTGCCTAAGGGAGTTGCATAAGGAGTAAGACGAGAGATTTTTCATCAATAAttcttcatttcttatttttcacagATTTCCAACAGTGGCAGTGAGCATTGGATTTGCTGTTAACAAAGAGGTATGAAGTATGTTCTCTAAGATGGGTACCTGACAGCTGGTTAGAAGCCTCAAAACCATGTGggaactttaaataaaatataatttttaaaaaaatcagccacTGCTCAGGtttttccatgctttttaaatgcatttgatCATACTCTACTAGTCTAAAATAGTAGTCCTGCAAAACTTACTTACGCAAACTGGCAATTACAAGACAATTCTTacaaattattataaatattacAGGATTtaggagggggaggaaagggagtaCTGGTGTGAGCAAGGCTTTGTAAGACAAAACCATCATGAGTTAAATATACTGCTGCCTATTCATAATTTAAACATTATCTCCGAGTGTTCTTATGTTATTATTATTGCTTCTTTCCTGCTAGCAGTATCTGTGAAAGCTAACTGCTACTATGAGGCAATTCAGAACTGATTTCTATGAAGAGTGCAAAATTATAGGCCTAGTCCATTTAATCTCCTTTTATGGTTTTTCTAATGTAGTAAAATAACTGTATTTCCCACATAAGAGCATGATTACGGGCTGGGGGGAAGTACCTAGCCTTCATATGTCCCAGTTTGAGTTTCCCAGCTATACTCATTCATGCTAGTGCCTTTCCTCCAGATGTTGCCAGTTTACCGTTTGATATATACAGAAGAAATAGCTATTCAAATTGCCAAGGAGTGTGCCTCTTTCAGCCTAATTCCACGATCTTAAATATATGTATAGCTGTAAGCGAAGCCAGCAAGAATTCTGTGCAATAACAACATAGTTTTCAGGCTCTTACTGATTTAAACAGAATAATGTTGTGTACTTCTCTAGTTAGACTTTTTAAACATGGAAACTGCAGAGGAGCATTTCCATGCTTTTCTGAAGTTTATTCATTCCCAAAGGTCATTTTGAATATTACATATTACTACCAGACAGATTTCTCCAATATTTATGTTTCTTAGAACACCATTGTGATTTTGATGCTGCATATTTTGGGTTATGTAAActaaacaaagctgaaacaaaaataaagaatgaTGTTAAATCTCCCTCAGTaaacaaatgggaaaagcagaaaaaagtagtAAGCTGAAAAGGAGCCAAAGTACACACAGGGGAACTGGCCTGAATGTAAGCCTTGAACAGTACTGAAGAAATTCCTGCAGATGTCTTCAGGGAAGAGTCTATTAATAGTGTGTTCCTCAAAAGAAACCTTGGTTTAGATGGGACCTCCGGGTAGGGAGTAAGGACAGTCTATTCCCTTTGAATTGTTTCTGATGAACACCGATGATTATTCACATTGAAcggaggagggcagcagggaaagATTTGGAGTCTAGAACATCTGAGATGTTTTCTTGACCTTGTTACCAACTTCttctgtgaccttgggcaagttgCTTAATTTTTGTGCATCTGTCCACCCCTAAATAAAATATTGCTAATAGTACTTATCTAGGGGTGATTTTTAGGAGCTGACCACTGAAgtttgtaaagtgctttaaaatctttTGGTGAAACCTATTAAAGTAATGGAAATGTTAAATACCTTGGGTTTAAATCAAGGGTCAAATTCTGACCCTTATCTCATTGGTAAACAGATACTCCCACAAAAATTCCAGTGTCGCTCATTCTCAAGCTTTCATTGAGGGTCACAACATTTGGTATTTCTCTTCAAACTCCTTCTCTTTGGGTCATGTGACTTCATGAGATTCTCACTTTTATGTGTAAACAAAAGGATTTTGCAGAGAAATGTTTGAACCAGTGACCGGAGTGTACTACTTTGAAAAGGCGGGCAAATTACATGCATCGTGAAAGGTGAAGTGCATATAAAAGCACCCACTGTTAATGCAATGTGCCATGACTTCTGAGTTTGGATGCCTGACTGATCATATATCTATGTATTTGGGGCTGCAAATCTTCAGGGTCCAcctgaagtcaatgggactaCTTCTAGGTGTAACTGCTCACCGGTGAAAGTAAAGCATTCAGAATCTGGCCTTAGAGGACTTGCATACTTTCAATAAAAACATACAGTTGAATTTGAAATCGACTTAGCGTGATCACGAACAGATTGCATTAACTTCTCCTTTATAAACTGAATTTTATATGACCTATATCTCAGTATCAAAGTAATAGTAAAATTATTCCAGTTTATTAGCATCAATATAATTTTTGACTACGTGTACCAGTTAAATTATTGCTGATCTTTCTGCCATTAGTAGTTGTTTATATTTATGATGAGTAATTTGAGTTgcattcatttctttccttttcaaaatctTAAAGCTTGAATTTGGTGTAATTTACCACTGCACTGAAGAACGATTATACACTGGTAGAAGAGGTCAAGGGGCATTTTGTAATGACAAAAGGCTTCAGGTATCAAAAGAGACAGGTTGGTCTAGATTTTGTTAGAACTCTAAAAGGAATatgttaattttgtttcagagttGTTGCAAATCGTCATTAGGATAATGAACATCATTATCCTGATGGACAGTATTTCACCTGCATGATAATTTTgttgttctgtgtttgtttttttctgaaaaatcacaactttcctcattttctttttaaaatatacatctaTGTGAACTATTTAAATAATCCTAAATTATTTTGCTTCATaaccattgttttaaaataaggaagAGTGAGTGGATTCACCAGTTTCATTCCAGCTGGCATAACTTTTCATGAGGAAGATGCAATGAGAATGGTGAATCAAATTCAGAGTACAATGGCGGCCGTTATTCACTTACTTTCCAATAAACTTGTACATCATGAAGTGTATTATGTCTGTAGGCATACATGCTAACAGTAAACTAAAGGATGCATGCTTCACCAGGGGTTCTTTAACAGCTTGCTTTTGTGTATGAGGTATGTTTCAACATACATATAGATAGCAACACCTAGTCAACACTTTAATGGAATTCTTTTATTGGTAAACCAAGTCATAGATCTGTCTGTTTACCTAATGATAACAGATAACAATAATCAGATGTGTCTacagaagttttcttttaatCAATGAAAATGCAGAGGGGAACATAACACTCAGTTGAAGACAGAAGCAGACATGTGCCAAAAACGTACATCACTGTACACAGGAGATGGTAAAAATTTCACCCCAAAAAGAGATTTATGAACTTGAAACACAGTAAATTCAAGCAATTTAATGTACAGATTTGTTGTAGTGCCCGAAGCAGACTGCATCAAAACTTCCCTGAAATTTGGGCAAGTTTGGCTATTCACCTAAATTAATAGTGAGCCAGAGTCTCCCTATTGGGAGAGGTGGATCAATTTGTAAAGTTGATAACCCCTAAGATTTTGAATCCTTGATTGTACATCACATTTTTGTCAGTGCTCAAATATCCCATATTTCACAAAAGCCCATGCTGTCAGAGACTATTGGGAAGAACTAGGGATGCACACAGTTGGGCTGGTGAGCCACTCCTGAACTGGCCTCGCTCACTTATGCAGTCAGAGAGTTCTGTTTTCTAGTTGAGCAAGGAAGTTTTGGCACGTGCCACTTTTGTCCTCCTTTCTCTGGACATCTAGTCTACGTGGGTGTCTAGAACAGAGCAAGGGAATTGGACCTTCTGCCCTTCCAAATGCTCTGAAATTCTCCTTTGTTTTGAGAGACATCATTTGGTGGTGGGCAATTTCACCAGTGAAGATGGATCTTCTTTAGTCTCGCTTCTAATGATGTTTTATGTGTATAAAATCACAGTTGTTCTTTTCCTGTAAGGACTGAGGCTTCAGTAAAATAAACCAACCCTGGAACAGTGTGTTTCCCCATACCTACTGCTGGAACTCAAGCAGCCTTCACCGATACACGTTGTGTTGGAGACCTAGGCTGTCATGTTACTTCATGCCTTTTGTTTTCAGGAAGTGTGACTGTTGTATAACATCGATCTGCGCTACACATTAATTGTTCAGATTTCATCATTTGAAATCACAGTCCAGGCAAATACTGTTCTTTGTCAATGCCAAATTTTGTAGAGGTCTGGTATGGGAGTTCAAGCAGTCAGGATAAACATAAATGAAGGATCCATCTTCCCTTTGATCTTGCTTGAGTGATATTTCTTCTCATGCTTAGAATCAGGTTGGGCCTTCTATGTGCTAATACTGTAAGTGTATTGGTCAACAGAATTGGTCTTTTCCTCATAAATCTATCCACGTCACTGTTAAATGTCTTCTACCAAGCCTCCTTATTTTTCTGGCCTCTATCAGAGTGAGGAGTACTCAGTAAGTTTTTTCCTGTACCTTGAATTCCTGAAACCCCATCAATTCTTGTGATCAGCCAGCTCCTTTTCCTAAGCAGAGACCTCCCTCTTCCTTGCCTTAGTCTCCTCATCCAATTTCTACCTGTAGCCTTGATGAAAATTGAAGAGATCCATTTATGcattagaaatatatttaatcaCTCAAAAGAACAACTGTCTTAGTCATGACCCAGCTATGACTGGTGTGGTGTGAATGCTTGGTGCATTTCAGCAACGAGGCATGCATTAAATGTTCTGTAATTATAAATTGGGTCTGTTATGCAAAAAGGTCTAAGGCAGATTGCTTTCACCATCCAGAGTTTTCAGTGGTGGCTAAACAATGAATACCCTGCAGCGTGCCTGGATTGGTGTTTCTATATTTTAATgcagtaatttaaaaagcaattattaAATCTATGTTCCTACAGTTATGCTTTGTGATATCCTGTAACTTTTGATCTAATTACATACCTGTTACTCACCAACCATTTACCACGTTGCTTGAATCCATAATGTTCCTCTGCAATACTAAATTCATTGGTAGCCTCTTAATTAAATGATGTCTCACTCAGcctaatttacttttaaaacctCATTGCTAATTCTGCTAAGAATTTTCAACTTGTGCCATTAGCTGTAATAACCAGGTAGACATTCCCTAGCTGAATGAATGCCTAGCCTTAACCCAGGGTAGAAGGTGACACCTGGCACTTGGGCACAGCCTATTTAGTAAGTAATCAACAGCTAAAGCTTGAGTTTTGTCATGCCTCTAACACCTCAAAGTTCAGCTGGCGCAGCAGAAGCAGGGACACTTGGCATTTGATCAACCATCTCCACCTACATTGGCATACGCTTGTTAAATACTAGCAATATTCAGATCTCATGTGAGGACTACGTCAACACCCTGTAAGTCACTGTGAGTCTTTCTTTTGACTGTACACAAGGCTGATACCCTTATCTGCTGTAGGTCAGAATTGCCCTTGCTGAACACAGTACAAAAATAACATTCGTATATTATTCTTAATTAAGATACTGCTTTAGTTTGTGATAAGAAAGGGTTTTATTCAGTCATAAGGTGTCTTCAGTCTTTGAAATGTCACAATGAAGGGGAGCTGTTACTGGATGACTGGTGGTTTAGGtagaaacttttcttttctcttactgtATTTCCAAATGTTTATCATTTCTTAACAAATTACATTAAAGTTCCCTATTCAAGAAAACCTGTTTTCAAATATGATTAGATTAGCATCATTAATAGTTGCTAGGTCACTGGATTCTTTTTAGTTGACTGCTAATGTTAGTGAATTTGCCAAAAGCTGACCAGTCAATGAAATACAACAATGtatggaaagagaaggaatgTAAGAGGGCCTTCTTGGTTTTaatcttcctgttcttttttttttaaaagtgtgtttaaATCAGACCATTTGATATGAGAAATCTAGTCTTGCTTGAATTTTTATACAAAGTTGTCACTTATCCCATGAAAGAGTTTGGGGTAAAAAAAGGGAcatgaaaattgtttttctgtgaaaagtCCATTagtgtttaatttaaaaacaaatttccagAATCTACCTGGAAGCTGTTGAATTAATGGAAACAACTACCTACATTGCAGATATCTCGAAGGccttaattttaacagaaattgGTCCAAAACGTGACCCTGCAACTTTGAAATTGTTCCTTGGTAACATCGAGAGATTGCTCAAGGCACAAGCACATGGGTAAGATATTTTACAATATATGTCTCACATTTGtgaccaaaaataatttttaaaaaaaaagtacgttGCACGTTTTGCGATCTCGACACATAGGTTGAAATCAAAGGCATTTTCTGCTTTACATTACCGTGTCCCCTTCTCATGGGGTTTAGGGTCCGTGTCATTGGGAGCTCGACCCTGGCTCTGTGCCATTTGGCATCCGGCGCTGCAGATGCCTATTACCAGTTTGGGTTACACTGCTGGGACTTGGCAGCGGCAACTGTCATTATTAGAGAGGCAGGTGGCACTGTAATAGACACTTCAGGTGAGTAAAATATCCTTGTTTTCATTGACCTTTTGGGGACTGAGTGGCTATTTTGGGGCAGCTTCTGTTACCTCAGTACAGTCCTTCTCCTGTGGCTCTATCTCATTTCTGGCAACATTCTGTAGAAACGTCTGTACTCCCCGCTAGGCTCTGGCTGGTTATTCATAACACACTGATGTAATTCCAGCCTGGGGTTTCATCACATCAAAGGTCTTCTGAGTCAAACTGCATTTCCGTGGCTTTAAGTAATTCCTTTAAAGCATCAGATTTACAGTAAAGAACCAGCCCAGGAGATTGGTAGACATGCTCAGACTCCAAACCGATTTCGGCAGAGACAGCCTCCTGAGAAAGGAGGAGTCTCAGATACATGTCTGACCATACATGACTAGGAACTACTCAGAGGGACTAAAGGACAGCACAGTCTctagattattattttattcatttagatGGTGCACATCTCACAGTAATGGTTTACTGGTGACCAATATGCAGATACTGTGGAAAGATATGGTGGATTAACAAGAAGGGTACGCTAATTGAACTAATTTCTGTTCCATCCCTTCCTGTTGCTAAAAAAAGGGAATATTGCATTTGTTGTTGGATGCTGAATGAATCTAGACATTTCGCTGCTTCTGTTGCATACTTTGGCACTGTATCTAGAATTTTCCGAAATAGTTTTTTGCCGGAGATTTCCAGATAGGAGTTGCTGAATTAGGTTGTCATTCCCACCCCAAAAAGAGCTACATATGAAGTTGTTTCAGTGTTTCTGAACCTATCTAATTACTGCATGGTTTATATTTAAGAATACATTGCCTTTTTACATCACGTAAGACAGTTCTCATTAATCCTCTTGTCCTCAGGGGGACCTCTGGACCTTATGTCCTGCCGAGTGATTGCTGCGGGCACCAGAGAGATGGCTATGTTCATAGCTCAGGAAATACAAACTATTTACTACAGACGGGatgatgaaaattaaatacttacaATATGGAGTCTGCCCTCCTGAACTACGTAACTTTTGCAAGATGGGTGGCTTAAAGGGTACGTGATTTCAGCAGGATGCTTTCTGTGGAGATTTTCTGtgtcaaatattttttataaatttattacAATGTGGGAAGGCACAGGGAGATTTTTAAACCTCTAAGAATcgtgtttgcttttt
This genomic interval from Accipiter gentilis chromosome 27, bAccGen1.1, whole genome shotgun sequence contains the following:
- the IMPA2 gene encoding inositol monophosphatase 2, yielding MKPCEEEEEEGGGAAAAGGGDSSGGDPWKECAEVAVQLALRAGQVIRKALTEEKQVSTKTSAADLVTETDHFVENLIISVLKEKFPSHRFIAEESTAAGSKCVLTDSPTWIIDPVDGTCNFVHRFPTVAVSIGFAVNKELEFGVIYHCTEERLYTGRRGQGAFCNDKRLQVSKETDISKALILTEIGPKRDPATLKLFLGNIERLLKAQAHGVRVIGSSTLALCHLASGAADAYYQFGLHCWDLAAATVIIREAGGTVIDTSGGPLDLMSCRVIAAGTREMAMFIAQEIQTIYYRRDDEN